A segment of the Microbacterium luteolum genome:
CGGCCCGGGCAACAACTTCGTGGCCTCGGCCAAGCGTGCGGTCGCCGGCGTCGTCGGCACGGATTCGGAGGCCGGTGCCACCGAGATCCTCATCGTCGCGGATGCGAGCGCCGACCCGCGACTCGTCGCCGCCGACCTGATCAGCCAGGCCGAGCACGACGAGCAGGCATCCGCCGTGCTGGTCACCGACGCGGTGGAGCTCGCGGAGCAGGTCGCGGTCGAGGTCGACCGGCAGGCCGCGGCGACCCGGCACAGCGAGCGCGTGCGTGTGGCGCTCGACGGGCCGCAGTCGGCGATCGTGCTGGTCGACGACCGGGCCATGGCGACGGCGTTCAGCAATGCCTACGCGCCCGAGCACCTCGAGCTCCACCTCGTCGACGCCGAAGAGGCGGCATCCGCCTTCACCAGCGCGGGCGCGGTCTTCGTCGGGGATCAGACTCCGGTCAGCCTCGGCGACTACATGGCCGGCAGCAATCACGTGCTGCCGACCGGGGGACAGGCGCGCTACGCGCCCGGACTCGGCGCCTACACGTTCCTTCGGCCGCAGCAGGTCATCTCCTACGACCGCGAGGCGCTCGCCTCGGTGCGCGAGGGGGTCGTCGCGTTGGCGAACGCCGAGGTGTTGCCCGCCCACGGCGAGGCGATCGAGGCGCGCTTCACGGCGTAGGATCGGTCAGATGCACTGCCCCTTCTGCCGTCACTCCGACTCGCGCGTCATCGATTCGCGCACCAGCGACGACGGGCTCTCCATCCGGCGGCGCCGTCAGTGCCCGGAGTGCGGAGGTCGTTTCACGACGACCGAGACCGCGAGCCTCAACGTCATCAAGCGGTCCGGCGTCATGGAGCCCTTCAGCCGCGAGAAGGTCATCTCGGGTGTGCGCAAGGCCTGCCAGGGGCGCCCCGTGACCGAGGCGGACCTCGCGATCCTCGCGCAGCGGGTGGAGGAGGCGGTCCGGCAGACCGGTGTCTCGCAGCTCGACACGAATGAGATCGGCCTCGCGATCCTCGGACCTCTGCGCGAGCTCGACGAGGTCGCCTTCCTGCGCTTCGCCAGCGTCTACCAGGCGTTCGACTCCCTCGAGGACTTCGAATCCGCGATCACCGATCTGCGTGCCGACCACGCAGGGCAGGAGCCGGCGGACCGGTAATCTGGCAGGGATGTATCCGCTGCTCTTCCGCGCTGTCCTCTCGCGCTTCGATCCCGAGTTCGCCCATCACGCCGGCATGGTGGTGATCCGTGTCCTCGGGACGCCGCCGTTCTCATCGGTGACCCGTGCGCTGACCCGCCCCGATCCGTCGCTCCGCGTCGAGGCCCTCGGCCTGACCTTCCCGTCGCCCTTCGGCATCGCGGCAGGCTTCGACAAGAACGCCGTCGGCGTGCGCGGCCTCGCGGCGCTCGGCTTCGGCCACATCGAGGTGGGCACCGTGACGGCGATCCCTCAGGAGGGGAACCCCAAACCGCGTCTCTTCCGCCTCATCGCGGATCGCGCCGTGATCAACCGCATGGGGTTCAACAACCAGGGGGCGGATGCCGTGGCACGCCGTCTCGCGAAGCTGCGCAGAGGAGCACCCGACACCGTGATCGGCGTCAACATCGGCAAGAGCCGGGTCGTCGAGGTCGAGGACGCCACGGCCGACTATGTGGCGTCCGCCACGAGGCTCGCCCCGCTGGCCGACTATCTGGCCGTCAACGTCTCCTCGCCCAACACGCCGGGCCTGCGGGGCCTGCAGGCCGTCGAGACCCTCGCACCCCTGCTGCGTGCCGTGCGTGAGGCCTCCGGATCGACGCCGCTGCTCGTCAAGATCGCTCCCGACCTTCCCGACGAGGAGATCGCCGCGATCTCGCGGATGGCCGTCGAGGAGGGGCTCGCCGGCATCATCGCCCACAACACCACGATCAGCCGCGACGGGCTGCTCACGGATGACGCGGTCGTCGAGGCGGCGGGTGCGGGTGGTCTCTCGGGCGCTCCGCTCAAGCAGCGGTCGCTCGAGGTGCTCCGCGTCGTGCGCGGCTCCGTGCCCGCCGAGTTCTGCGTCATCGCCGTCGGCGGCGTCGAGACGCCCTCCGACGTGCAGGAGCGACTGGATGCCGGCGCGACCCTGGTGCAGGGATACACGG
Coding sequences within it:
- the hisD gene encoding histidinol dehydrogenase encodes the protein MRTIDLRGRELSPAGMLAAVPRATQARAEALETATRIVDDVRDRGEAALREQAERFDRVTDHAVRVPAEHLTEALASVDPTVRAALEEAIVRVRQGSEAQVPAPQITEIGPGARILQRWQPVARAGVYIPGGKAPLASSVVMNVVPAQVAGVQHIALASPPQADHDGRIHPTILAAAALLGISEVYAMGGAGAIGALAWGVPTIGLDPVDVVSGPGNNFVASAKRAVAGVVGTDSEAGATEILIVADASADPRLVAADLISQAEHDEQASAVLVTDAVELAEQVAVEVDRQAAATRHSERVRVALDGPQSAIVLVDDRAMATAFSNAYAPEHLELHLVDAEEAASAFTSAGAVFVGDQTPVSLGDYMAGSNHVLPTGGQARYAPGLGAYTFLRPQQVISYDREALASVREGVVALANAEVLPAHGEAIEARFTA
- the nrdR gene encoding transcriptional regulator NrdR — encoded protein: MHCPFCRHSDSRVIDSRTSDDGLSIRRRRQCPECGGRFTTTETASLNVIKRSGVMEPFSREKVISGVRKACQGRPVTEADLAILAQRVEEAVRQTGVSQLDTNEIGLAILGPLRELDEVAFLRFASVYQAFDSLEDFESAITDLRADHAGQEPADR
- a CDS encoding quinone-dependent dihydroorotate dehydrogenase, whose protein sequence is MYPLLFRAVLSRFDPEFAHHAGMVVIRVLGTPPFSSVTRALTRPDPSLRVEALGLTFPSPFGIAAGFDKNAVGVRGLAALGFGHIEVGTVTAIPQEGNPKPRLFRLIADRAVINRMGFNNQGADAVARRLAKLRRGAPDTVIGVNIGKSRVVEVEDATADYVASATRLAPLADYLAVNVSSPNTPGLRGLQAVETLAPLLRAVREASGSTPLLVKIAPDLPDEEIAAISRMAVEEGLAGIIAHNTTISRDGLLTDDAVVEAAGAGGLSGAPLKQRSLEVLRVVRGSVPAEFCVIAVGGVETPSDVQERLDAGATLVQGYTAFLYRGPFWGRELNRGLVSRGTVRA